A single window of Microbispora hainanensis DNA harbors:
- a CDS encoding ectoine synthase, whose protein sequence is MIVRSSSEIVPVEWGNGTSYRLLTEADGMGFTVCETSVRKGTTSALQYRRHLEACYCTGGSGEIVTVSGERFKITEGTLYALNEHDAHYLVASDYEDLRLVSVFTPALRGDEKHTLSSDGFSQY, encoded by the coding sequence ATGATTGTCCGCAGCAGCAGTGAGATCGTCCCCGTCGAGTGGGGAAACGGCACCAGCTACCGCCTGCTCACCGAGGCCGACGGCATGGGCTTCACGGTGTGCGAGACCTCGGTCCGCAAGGGCACCACGAGCGCCCTGCAGTACCGCCGTCACCTCGAGGCCTGCTACTGCACCGGCGGCTCCGGCGAGATCGTCACCGTGTCCGGTGAACGCTTCAAGATCACCGAGGGCACCTTATACGCCCTCAACGAGCACGACGCCCACTACCTCGTGGCCTCCGATTATGAGGATCTGAGGCTGGTTTCCGTGTTCACCCCGGCCCTGCGCGGTGACGAGAAGCACACGCTGTCTTCCGACG
- a CDS encoding MarR family winged helix-turn-helix transcriptional regulator produces MTTISQAPAASSDQAVWGRVLTLHAQVERQLTQALQRRHGIGLSEFRALECLVQAKDGELRMQELADKVGLGQSSVTRLVGRLFSAGFAVRDVCPDDKRGVYAVIVDAGRQRYAEARGTYSEVLSAALNTAGATPELGSTVQALRGAV; encoded by the coding sequence ATGACCACGATCTCTCAGGCGCCGGCCGCCTCGTCCGACCAGGCCGTGTGGGGGAGGGTCCTCACCCTGCACGCGCAGGTGGAGCGTCAGCTCACCCAGGCCCTGCAGCGCAGGCACGGAATAGGGCTCTCCGAATTCCGTGCCCTGGAGTGTCTCGTCCAGGCCAAGGACGGCGAGCTGCGCATGCAGGAGCTCGCTGACAAGGTCGGGCTCGGGCAGAGCTCGGTGACCCGGCTGGTCGGCCGGCTCTTCTCGGCCGGCTTCGCCGTCCGGGACGTGTGTCCCGACGACAAGCGCGGCGTCTACGCCGTCATCGTCGATGCCGGCAGACAGCGCTACGCCGAGGCGCGTGGCACCTACTCCGAGGTCCTCAGCGCGGCGCTCAACACCGCCGGTGCCACCCCGGAGCTGGGCAGCACGGTCCAGGCGCTGCGCGGCGCGGTCTGA
- a CDS encoding phosphopantetheine-binding protein, whose product MTSLVDEIRGYIVAEFLDGEDTAELTSDFDLINSGVVDSLGVVRIVSHISRTYSIPTDDIPLTPDGFRSIGAISAFVENATKTAA is encoded by the coding sequence ATGACCTCCCTGGTTGACGAAATACGGGGATACATCGTCGCCGAGTTCCTCGACGGAGAGGACACGGCGGAGCTGACCTCGGACTTCGATCTCATCAACAGCGGTGTCGTCGACAGCCTGGGCGTGGTCCGGATCGTTTCGCACATTTCCCGGACCTACTCGATCCCGACCGACGACATCCCTTTGACCCCGGACGGCTTCCGCAGCATCGGCGCCATTTCGGCGTTCGTCGAGAACGCGACGAAGACCGCCGCCTGA
- a CDS encoding AMP-binding protein, with product MPSPRLLDALAAHARGRPDQVALIRGEQQVTYRHLAGVAEDLCGVLNSLGLDRRQPLCVPAHKTPATIALLIGAFRAGYAVLAPSPELGSTARAALAAQARCSRVLTVDDQGVLATAPVVPDEQAARDFDAVDPATAPLLLTTSGSTGTPKIVPIPGDAFDRFADWATGRFRLTQKDTLLSYAPLNFDLSLLDVWTPLWLGARAVLVEQEFSADARHLQELVTRHKVTFVQGVPMLHRLLTQDGAIHPAVRTVIFTGDALPQALLRQLGTAFPHAGFHNVFGCTETNDSFIYDADPAEAGERIPIGRPLPGVRALLLDDEGQVLHGPGTGELLVSTPFQTSGYLQRSRNEGVFVPAPDGGDEVFYRTGDLVTRDADGLYWLKGRTDFQVKVRGVRTNMQEVENVLAAHPDVAEAAVVAIPDPEAGYRLHAQVTRRPGTSLTSLRLRLHSAERLPRHAIPSSVHVGDAPLPRTSTGKPDRNLIKSARQKENRA from the coding sequence GTGCCATCACCACGCCTTCTTGATGCGCTGGCCGCGCACGCCCGAGGCCGGCCCGATCAGGTGGCCCTGATCCGGGGCGAGCAGCAGGTGACGTACCGCCACTTGGCCGGCGTCGCCGAGGACCTGTGCGGTGTCCTGAACAGTCTCGGGCTCGACCGGAGGCAGCCGCTGTGCGTGCCCGCGCACAAGACGCCCGCGACGATCGCCCTGCTCATCGGCGCCTTCCGGGCCGGCTACGCGGTCCTTGCGCCCTCGCCCGAACTGGGCTCCACCGCCCGTGCGGCGCTCGCCGCGCAGGCCCGGTGCTCCCGGGTGCTGACCGTGGATGACCAGGGGGTCCTTGCCACCGCCCCGGTCGTGCCGGACGAGCAGGCCGCACGGGACTTCGACGCCGTGGACCCCGCCACCGCACCGCTGCTGCTCACCACCTCCGGTTCCACTGGTACGCCGAAAATCGTCCCCATCCCTGGCGATGCCTTCGACCGGTTCGCCGACTGGGCGACCGGCCGGTTCCGCCTGACCCAGAAGGACACGCTGCTGAGTTACGCCCCCCTGAACTTCGACCTCTCCCTGCTGGATGTGTGGACCCCGCTATGGCTGGGCGCCCGAGCCGTTCTCGTCGAACAGGAGTTCAGCGCGGACGCCCGTCACCTGCAGGAACTGGTCACCCGGCACAAGGTCACCTTCGTGCAGGGCGTGCCCATGCTGCACCGGCTGCTCACCCAGGACGGCGCGATCCATCCGGCGGTCCGCACAGTGATCTTCACCGGGGACGCGCTGCCGCAGGCGCTGCTGCGGCAGCTTGGCACCGCCTTCCCCCACGCCGGCTTCCACAACGTCTTCGGATGCACAGAGACCAACGACAGCTTCATCTACGACGCCGACCCTGCGGAGGCCGGTGAGCGGATCCCCATCGGCCGGCCGCTGCCCGGGGTGCGGGCCCTGCTGCTCGACGACGAGGGCCAGGTCCTTCACGGTCCCGGTACGGGTGAACTTCTCGTGAGCACGCCGTTCCAGACCTCCGGATACCTGCAACGCTCCCGCAACGAAGGGGTGTTCGTGCCTGCTCCCGACGGCGGCGACGAGGTCTTCTACCGCACCGGCGACCTCGTCACCCGGGACGCAGACGGCCTGTACTGGCTGAAGGGGCGCACCGACTTCCAGGTCAAGGTCCGCGGGGTGCGGACCAACATGCAGGAGGTCGAGAACGTCCTGGCGGCTCACCCCGACGTCGCCGAGGCCGCCGTGGTGGCGATCCCCGACCCCGAGGCCGGCTACCGGCTGCATGCCCAGGTGACCCGTCGGCCCGGCACTTCGCTCACCTCGTTGCGACTGCGCCTGCACAGCGCCGAGCGCCTGCCCCGCCATGCCATCCCGTCCTCCGTGCACGTGGGTGACGCCCCGCTGCCGCGCACATCCACCGGAAAACCCGACCGCAATCTCATCAAGTCAGCACGACAGAAGGAGAACCGCGCATGA